One Triticum dicoccoides isolate Atlit2015 ecotype Zavitan chromosome 3B, WEW_v2.0, whole genome shotgun sequence genomic window, TCGCCGGCGGCCGGAACATGTTCTTCACGCACCCGCCGAAAGAGCACGaagagggcggcggcggctccgacgaTGCCTGTTGCTCTGCTTTGGCGCCGGTGGACATTTCGACCTGTGCTGGGTCGCCAGCCACCGTGATGGTTGGCGGCGGGTCGTTGGCGAGGAGGGCAGCGTCCAGTTCGCGCTCGCGGTAAATCTTGTACTCCTGCTTGATGACCACGCAGAGCGGGAGGAAGAGGACGATCAGGAGCGCTGCGGCGGCGATGGAGTAGGCTCCGTGGGAGAAGGTAAACTGCTTCTGCACGACGATCATGACGAGCAGGTAGCAGGCGAGCGCGATGGAGAtgtagaggaagcagaagaaggggTCGCCGCTGGTCTCCTGCCCGCCGCGTCGGCGCGGGTACGGCATGATCCGTATGGTGTGCACGAACACGACGGAGATTGCCGCCGGCAGCCACGCGATGAGGAGGATGAGCGACTTGGTGTCGTCGCCGTAGAAGGCGAGGTAGAGCTGCGTGTAGACGGCGCCGCTGAGGCCGACGAAGCCCTTGAGAATCCCGAGCACGATGCCGCGGCTCTCCGGGAAGTTCTTGACGCAGGTGACGAGCGCGCCGGTGTTGGCGAACGACTGCGAGTTGGCGCCGATGAAGATGTAGAGGCAGACGAGCCAGACGGGCGGGCGGGCGGTGCGGCCGTCGACGGCGAGGTAGACCATGAGGTAGCCGACAAGGTTCATGGTGGCGCCAATGGCGAGCACGACCCACGGCGGCGTGACCTCGTTGATGAGCCCCGAGAAGACGCCGAGGTTGGCGCCGAGGTCCTTGAAGAAAGAGATGGTGTTGAGCGTCTGCTGGTTGTACCCCAGCGAGGACTTGAGCGTCTTGGAGTAGATGCCGAAGATGTAGGTCGCCCCCGACGCCGTCAGGATCGCGAAGCTCGCGAACACCGTGAACCACCTCCCCACGGCCACCTGCCGGGCGAACCACGGCGTGAAGATGACGCGGAGCGGACCcttcggcgccgccgccggcgacccgccgccgctgccggcgaCCGCGTCGAACACCATGGCGCCCGGTGTGGAAGGCTGCCTTTTCCTTTTCTGTTGCTGCTTGTTTCAGCCTTTCGGGGGTTGGTTGGTGTTTGGTGCTGTACTAGTACTAATACTATCTTGGTAGTAAGTTTGTAAAAGGaaaaagtctaaaataaaccttgaacttgtagacgaaagctaaatcaaacctTAAACTTTGAATCCCGGAAATCAGCACACCCAACTATttaatcccggtctattttaaaccttgtcGTGTTTCAAAGGGATTGTCCATGTGacgcgactgggccggcccaccagaaACGAAGCACGTTTTTCTTTATTATTATAGCGCGCATCTAAAAATACCTGAAAAAAATAGGCTCACGTGGAATCGAACGTGAGACCTGATGGTTTTGATCTCACGTGGAAGCGAATCACGTTTTTCTTTATTATTATAGCGCGCATCTAAAAAAATACCCGAAAAAAATAGGCTCACGTGGAATCGAACGTGAGACCTGATGGTTTTGATCTCAGGCCGCTAGCCAGTCTAACCAGTGGCTCTTGGAGCAGATTTGAagttttttttatttgttttgaaaCATGACCCTGAAAATTGTCAACAATTTTCACATACACATATTCTTAAAAGCAAAAGGTAAAATAAAAGTCGAAACTTTTTTGCAAAAAATTGAACAATTCTTGTAATTACGACAATTTttggcaaacattttttgaattacgaACACTCTTTgaaaaagatgaacattttttttaaaaaaattacaaTTTTTGAAGCCTGAACAAAATTTAAAAGTGCGAACACTTTCTAACTTTTTAGAAAACGGGAACATATTGGCCAAAATTTTGCAAttgatttttttttgcaaatatgTTCCCACTTTTTGAAAAGTTAGAAAGTGTTTGCACTTTTAAATTTTGTTCAGGTTTAAAAAATTGTTTGGCTTTTTCAATAAGTGTTTCACATAAGAAATCTTTGGAGATATAAAAAAGATGGTTCACGTTTTCAAATTTTAGTTGTGTTTTTCAAAAAGGTTCATAATTCCAAAATATCCATAGAATGTTCGGATGTTGCGTTATGTGGTTAATAACAATTCCGCGCCTTTAGCTTAACAACAGGAGCGATCTGTTAGAGTGGTTAGCAAGACTAATTAAGCAACGGCAGGTCACAGGTACGAATCCTAGCTGTCTCTGTTTTTTTCAGCTTATTTTTATTCAGCTGCATGTCACATgcctggtgggccggcccagtagcgTCCAGCGCAACcaacttttttttttttgcggggatcccggtctattttaaaccttaaGCGCGCTTTCAAACATATTCAGATGCCGTTGAAATATTTCCAAAACTGAAATTTAGAACCATGGTACTACTACTTTCTGAGAATGGCCTCAAACCTAAATATCTACTCCGTATAATTTAATTTTTTGCGGTGGATCGAGCGTGCAAGTAAGAGGCGTGTCCATGATTGACAGCAACAAGCACGAGCTAATagatgagagagaaagagagcaatGTGTGATTGGAAAGAAGTGGTGCGGCACTAGTGCATAGGAGGAACGCGACGCGCGCGTATCATCGTCTCGATCGGCACGCCGTGGCGCATGTGTGAATCCACCCGGCGGCACGTTGAGGTTGATTAGTCTAGACGACTCACTTGATTAAGCCAGCGAGTAATGTGAGCGCCGCGAAAGCTTGATGTACGACATGACTGGTAGCGCTCCTTCATTTTTGGAGCAGTTCCGTTCATCTCACGGTTGAAATATCTCTTCACTGATTCTTGCTGTGCTTAGTTATGTTTGCTGGACGCCTTACCCACCAAACAGCAAGGTTTGCATCATCATTTAAACTGTAGCACATGGCTTGTCGGCTTTAAATC contains:
- the LOC119277575 gene encoding protein NUCLEAR FUSION DEFECTIVE 4-like — encoded protein: MVFDAVAGSGGGSPAAAPKGPLRVIFTPWFARQVAVGRWFTVFASFAILTASGATYIFGIYSKTLKSSLGYNQQTLNTISFFKDLGANLGVFSGLINEVTPPWVVLAIGATMNLVGYLMVYLAVDGRTARPPVWLVCLYIFIGANSQSFANTGALVTCVKNFPESRGIVLGILKGFVGLSGAVYTQLYLAFYGDDTKSLILLIAWLPAAISVVFVHTIRIMPYPRRRGGQETSGDPFFCFLYISIALACYLLVMIVVQKQFTFSHGAYSIAAAALLIVLFLPLCVVIKQEYKIYRERELDAALLANDPPPTITVAGDPAQVEMSTGAKAEQQASSEPPPPSSCSFGGCVKNMFRPPARGEDYTILQALVSVDMLVLFVATICGVGGTLTAIDNMGQIGQSLGYPAKSINTFVSLVSIWNYAGRVTSGFASEVLLERYKLPRTLMLTGVLLLACAGHVLIALGVPQSLYVASVIIGFCFGAQWPLVFAIISEVFGLKYYSTLYNFGGMASPVGSYILNVLVAGRLYDAEADKQPGGGFTAGVGRDKVCLGVECFKRSFLIITAATVFGALVSLVLVWRTWSFYKGDIYARFRDGAGGRHDGRLPVDQGRKPEAEESTPVNATAQR